Part of the Bdellovibrio bacteriovorus genome, CAAAATCCACCGTGTCGTGATCACTGTTTTGATAAATATGAGGACCTAAATCTTTGAGGAACTCACCCATTAAAATATTCAGGTGGGATTCGTTGAGATTGCGTTTTGCCAAGGTTTCAAGCATTCGGACCGTTCCCATGGGGAAAGACTTGGTGGCGATCATCTTGTTGCCTTCCGAAAAAGTGACCTCCACACTGCCACCACCCACATCAATCAACATCGTTTTGCGATTGTCGAGTTCCAGCTCCCGAGTGACGGCCAGGTGAATCAAGCGTCCTTCCTCGGTGCCGTCAATAATTTCGATGTCGATGCCCGAGCTCTTTTTAATCTCTTTTACAAACTGATCGCGGTTTTTGGCCTCGCGGCAAGCACTGGTGGCTACCGCGCGGCAGACAGGCACATTGAACTCTTTGTTTGTTTGGGAGTAACGATGAAAGGTGGCTTTTGCGAATTCTATTGATTCCGCGGTGATCACGCCTTGCATGAAAACGTCGTGCCCCAGGCGGACGGCCGCTCGGTAGCGCTTGATGACTTCGATTTTTTTGGTCTCTGGATGGATATCGGCAATCATCATGCGGATGGCATTGGATCCGATATCAATCGCCGATACACGACGAGCCATTAAATCTCCCTTTGGCAACAGTATATAAAAATGGCAGCATGAGGGACATGAAAAAACACAGTCTGTTCATTTTATTTTGTATCTTAGTGGGATCTTCCGCTCACGCTTTGTCAGAAATTGAAATCGGTGGTGAGCTGGACGCAAATTTTACTTTATGGAATCTCCCGACGGGGCAGCGCGGGGACTCGGCCTTTGAAATGCCATCCCTGTTTTTGGATTTAGATGCGCCCTTGAAAGATGACAATCTTTTGGTTTTCCGTCTTGAGGGCTCTGAAGAACAAAAGACAACAAATGAGCGTTTCACGGTCAAAATGCGTGAGGCCTACTTGGATCTGGTCAGTATTTTTCAAGGAATGCATGCCCTTCGCCTGGGGTTGATCCCTCAAGTTTGGCAGGAAGCGCAGTATGAATCCTATTCGTATCGATTTTTGGGGCGTGAAGCTTGGTCCATCACGGAAAAATGGAATTACCTGAGTCCTTCAGATTTAGGGGTTTCTTTTATGTCGCAAATGCCGGCGGATTTAGGGGAATACGCGATCACTTTGGCCAATGGCGAAGGTGTTAAAGAAAAAGAACAAGGCCCCCATAAAGAGGTGTCCTTGTTTGGGCGATTTGTCTTTAATGAAAACTGGGGTTTGAACCTGGGGTATGTCCGTGGAAATTATGAAAAGTATGGCGAGGATGAAGGTTTAAAAGAGCGTGTTCAGGCTTTGATTTCGTATCAATCTGAAAATGCGGGTGCGGGTTTAGAGCTTTTGTATGCTCAAGATGCGGCCGATGCGTTTGCGGATTACAACCTGGCAGAAGGTGTCGATCTTTCGGGTCTGGCGGGAAGTTCTGTCCGCGGACAAGGTGCCAGTCTGTTCACCACATTTAAAACGGGACCCTTGGCGGAATTGATGTTGCGGTATGACTATTTAAATGCGGCGATAGGTGAATCTGGTAAAGATATGCAAACGGCTTTGATCTCTTTAAGCTACTTAGTTAGCTCAGATATCCGCATGGCCTTGATGACAGATTACACATGGTACGCGGCGGAGTATGGCCCTGGGGTCCGGGATCAATCTAAAATAGCCTTAGCGTCACAGGTTCTTTTTTAGCATTCCCTTTTAAACTGTTAGGATTCTGTTAGAATCCTAAGAGATGCCGTGTTAAGCGGTGTTTTTCTTTAATTAATAATTATAACAAGGCAAGCCCTGAGGATGAAACCATGGAAAGAGCGATCGATAACCGCATTGAAGACTTAAAGAAAATGATTCTTCTTATGGGTGGTCACGTGGAGAAATCTTTGGCTCAAGCCATTGCGGCTCTTTTATCACGGGATCTTTCCGCCTTTGAACAAGTTCACGCGATTGAAAAGCTGATCAATGAAGATCACATCCGCGTGGATAATGCTTGTATGAACATCCTGGCTAAACAGGGGCCTGTGGCTAAAGATCTTCGTTTGGTTTTGTCGGTGATTAAGATCAATAACGATCTTGAGCGCATGGGCGATCAGGCCGTGAATATATCTCACTCTGGTAAAGATTATTTGTCTCGTAAACCGATTCAAGCTCAGCTCAGCGACATTCAAAGAATGTCGGAAGTGGCGGGCAAGATGGTGAAGGGTTCTTTAGACTGCTTCGTGCGTGAAGAGTGCGAACAGGCTAAAAAAATACTTTCGATGGATGACGAGTTGGACGCTTTGAAAAATAAAGTTTTCAAAGACGCGATCGCTCACATGAAGGCGCATTCCGACGATGTCGAAGCTTGTATGGATTTGATTTTAATTGCAAGAAATCTTGAGCGCTTGGGGGATCACGCCACCAATATCGCGGAAGATGTGATCTTTGCCTTTACCGGCAAGGATGTTAGACACGGAGGAAAGTTTGGCTGACAATTCAGTTCACGTATTGGTGGTTGAAGACGAACAGGAAATTCGCGAACTCATGGCTTTGCATCTTTTAAGACAAGGCTATAAAGTGACGGAGTGTCCTTCGGCGGAAGAGGCTATCAATGAACTGAATCGCGACAGC contains:
- a CDS encoding Ppx/GppA phosphatase family protein, with translation MARRVSAIDIGSNAIRMMIADIHPETKKIEVIKRYRAAVRLGHDVFMQGVITAESIEFAKATFHRYSQTNKEFNVPVCRAVATSACREAKNRDQFVKEIKKSSGIDIEIIDGTEEGRLIHLAVTRELELDNRKTMLIDVGGGSVEVTFSEGNKMIATKSFPMGTVRMLETLAKRNLNESHLNILMGEFLKDLGPHIYQNSDHDTVDFAIGTGGNLEALGKLKVQLLQKSPHTFLTLAELTEIIDRLRPVKIKDRIEKLNMRPDRADVIVPAAVLVQTIMRQSETEKILIPSVGLRDGLVYSMISNQR
- the phoU gene encoding phosphate signaling complex protein PhoU, encoding MERAIDNRIEDLKKMILLMGGHVEKSLAQAIAALLSRDLSAFEQVHAIEKLINEDHIRVDNACMNILAKQGPVAKDLRLVLSVIKINNDLERMGDQAVNISHSGKDYLSRKPIQAQLSDIQRMSEVAGKMVKGSLDCFVREECEQAKKILSMDDELDALKNKVFKDAIAHMKAHSDDVEACMDLILIARNLERLGDHATNIAEDVIFAFTGKDVRHGGKFG